From a single Asticcacaulis sp. MM231 genomic region:
- a CDS encoding sigma-54 dependent transcriptional regulator, which yields MAKTILICDDDPTQRRLIQAVLEREGFSVMHAENGGQAVERLSQNSGIDAVILDLVMPGQSGIDTLKEIRAAGIRTPVVVLTASGGIDTVVKAMQAGAQDFFIKPASPERILVSVRNALQMGDMVAEVARLKKHTGNRIGFDDLIGTSGPMALVRRLGERAAKSSIPVLILGESGVGKELIARAIQGSSERSGKPFVAVNCGALPENLVESILFGHEKGSFTGASDKHLGKFQEAHGGTLFLDEVGELPLDMQVKLLRALQEGEIDPVGSKRPIKVDVRIISATNRNLGDQVKAGAFREDLFYRLNVFPIEAPSLRERRDDIPALIDHFVRRFNIEEGKRVTGVSSEAMQMLCAYDWPGNVRQLENTVYRAIVLSDSPHLQAYDFPAISGQVAPMMAPAEGQVVALGQAVASLTEEHHDALHDAPVRILDDAGHLRKLEDIERDLIEHAIGVYAGHMSEVARRLGIGRSTLYRKVRDCGLEGLVKEAG from the coding sequence ATGGCGAAAACGATCCTGATCTGTGATGACGACCCCACGCAACGCCGCCTGATACAGGCCGTGCTGGAGCGCGAGGGTTTCTCGGTCATGCACGCTGAAAATGGCGGTCAGGCGGTTGAACGTCTGTCGCAGAATTCAGGCATCGACGCTGTCATTCTTGATCTCGTCATGCCAGGCCAGTCCGGCATTGATACCTTGAAGGAAATTCGCGCCGCCGGCATCCGCACGCCGGTGGTGGTCCTGACCGCTTCGGGCGGTATCGATACTGTGGTCAAGGCCATGCAGGCCGGGGCGCAGGACTTCTTCATCAAGCCGGCCTCGCCTGAGCGCATTCTCGTTTCAGTACGCAATGCCCTGCAGATGGGTGATATGGTGGCCGAAGTGGCACGCCTGAAGAAGCACACCGGCAACCGCATTGGTTTCGATGACCTGATCGGCACATCGGGCCCGATGGCTCTGGTGCGCCGCCTGGGCGAACGCGCCGCCAAGTCCTCGATCCCCGTGCTGATCCTCGGTGAAAGCGGCGTCGGCAAGGAACTGATCGCCCGCGCCATTCAGGGCTCTTCCGAGCGCTCCGGCAAGCCTTTCGTGGCGGTTAACTGCGGGGCCCTGCCGGAAAACCTCGTGGAATCCATCCTGTTCGGTCACGAAAAGGGCTCTTTCACCGGCGCCTCCGACAAGCACCTTGGCAAGTTCCAGGAAGCCCATGGCGGCACCCTGTTCCTCGATGAGGTAGGCGAACTGCCGCTCGACATGCAGGTTAAGCTCCTGCGCGCACTTCAGGAAGGTGAAATCGATCCAGTCGGCTCCAAGCGTCCGATCAAGGTTGATGTCCGCATCATTTCGGCGACCAACCGTAATCTCGGTGATCAGGTCAAGGCCGGCGCCTTCCGCGAAGACCTGTTCTATCGCCTCAACGTCTTCCCGATCGAAGCGCCATCCTTACGTGAACGCCGTGACGATATTCCGGCCCTGATTGATCACTTCGTGCGCCGCTTCAATATTGAAGAAGGCAAGCGCGTCACCGGTGTTTCGAGTGAGGCCATGCAGATGTTGTGCGCCTATGACTGGCCGGGCAATGTTCGCCAGTTGGAGAACACCGTCTATCGCGCCATCGTGCTGAGCGACAGTCCGCATCTGCAAGCCTATGATTTCCCGGCGATCAGCGGCCAGGTTGCGCCGATGATGGCACCGGCCGAAGGTCAGGTCGTGGCCCTTGGTCAGGCCGTTGCCAGCCTGACGGAAGAGCATCACGATGCCCTGCATGACGCGCCGGTGCGTATCCTTGATGACGCCGGTCACCTGCGCAAGCTTGAGGATATCGAGCGCGACCTGATCGAACACGCGATAGGCGTCTATGCTGGCCATATGTCGGAAGTGGCACGTCGTCTCGGTATCGGACGTTCAACTCTGTATCGCAAGGTGCGCGATTGCGGTCTTGAGGGGCTGGTCAAGGAAGCGGGCTAA
- a CDS encoding M3 family oligoendopeptidase, which produces MNTHVPSLDSVTQLPVWDLTDLYSGPEDPKIAEDFARGEGHVKELAKLQGQFVAARGNAERLGLLIDQAGSLYEKAMDDMGGALAYATLASTIDRENARIAKMQSDLGTQAAMISADSLFLSLELNQLEDWEIENALKMVTKAQKWRPWLRRIRASRPHELTPDLERLMLERMPAVGQWSRLFDETLTRMRVRIGKDSLTLNEALNRLSAPQANVRKAAAVGLSAALRDNAPVLALTLNTLAFEKQVEDRWRKYEDPAASRHLANEVDKDAVDAMAEAVGESYANLSHRYYKIKAKILGKKQLDFWDRNAPLTQDVQKNYSWAEAKKIVLDSFAKMGPEFAERAQRFFDQPWIDAAPRAGKSSGAYAHPVTANRHPYVMLNFTGDRREVLTLAHELGHAVHQTLCQPLGSILADTPLTLAETASIFAEGLVFEHLVATASLEEKKALLAGKIEDGLNSVIRQIAFHRFEEKFHTARLEGEVALDQINALWLEVMGESLGPAIKLNDGYEVYWAYVSHFVHSPFYVYAYAFGDLLVSALMEKRRENPEAFTPLYRELLAGGGTKTYVEALAPFGMNPRDKAFWKMGCARLEGLIEAFEALV; this is translated from the coding sequence ATGAACACACATGTCCCCTCCCTCGATTCCGTCACCCAATTGCCCGTCTGGGATCTCACCGATCTGTACAGCGGACCCGAAGATCCCAAAATCGCTGAAGATTTCGCGCGCGGTGAAGGCCACGTCAAGGAACTGGCCAAACTGCAAGGCCAGTTCGTGGCGGCGCGCGGCAATGCGGAGCGCCTCGGCCTGCTGATCGATCAGGCCGGCAGCCTCTACGAAAAGGCGATGGACGATATGGGCGGCGCACTGGCCTATGCCACGCTGGCATCAACCATTGACCGCGAGAACGCCCGCATCGCCAAGATGCAGTCAGACCTCGGCACCCAGGCCGCGATGATCTCGGCTGACAGCCTATTCCTGTCGCTCGAACTGAACCAGCTCGAAGACTGGGAAATCGAGAATGCGCTCAAGATGGTCACCAAGGCGCAAAAATGGCGCCCCTGGCTGCGCCGTATCCGTGCCAGTCGTCCGCACGAACTGACGCCCGACCTGGAGCGCCTGATGCTGGAGCGTATGCCGGCGGTCGGGCAATGGTCGCGCCTGTTCGACGAGACCCTGACGCGGATGCGCGTCAGGATCGGTAAAGACTCCCTGACCCTCAACGAGGCGCTGAACCGCCTCTCCGCCCCTCAAGCCAACGTTCGTAAGGCGGCGGCAGTTGGGCTATCGGCGGCGCTCAGGGACAATGCCCCCGTGCTGGCCCTGACGCTCAACACCCTGGCCTTTGAAAAGCAGGTCGAGGATCGCTGGCGCAAATACGAAGATCCGGCAGCGTCGCGCCACCTCGCCAATGAGGTCGATAAGGACGCCGTTGACGCCATGGCCGAGGCCGTCGGGGAATCCTACGCCAACCTGTCGCACCGCTATTACAAGATCAAGGCAAAGATCCTTGGCAAGAAGCAGCTCGATTTCTGGGACCGCAACGCGCCGCTGACCCAGGATGTGCAGAAAAACTATAGCTGGGCCGAGGCGAAAAAGATCGTGCTCGACAGCTTCGCCAAGATGGGACCGGAATTCGCCGAACGCGCCCAGCGCTTTTTCGATCAACCATGGATCGACGCCGCGCCGCGCGCCGGCAAATCCTCCGGCGCCTATGCCCACCCGGTGACGGCCAACCGCCATCCCTATGTCATGCTAAACTTCACCGGCGACCGCCGCGAAGTGCTGACCCTGGCGCATGAGCTTGGCCATGCCGTCCACCAGACCCTGTGCCAGCCGCTCGGCTCGATCCTGGCCGACACACCGCTGACGCTCGCCGAAACCGCCTCCATCTTCGCCGAAGGGCTGGTGTTTGAGCATCTCGTCGCCACCGCCTCGCTGGAAGAGAAGAAGGCCCTGCTGGCCGGCAAGATCGAGGACGGCCTCAACTCCGTCATCCGCCAGATCGCCTTCCACCGCTTCGAGGAAAAGTTCCATACCGCCCGCCTCGAAGGCGAGGTCGCGCTCGATCAGATCAACGCCCTGTGGCTTGAGGTCATGGGCGAAAGCTTAGGGCCGGCCATCAAGCTCAATGACGGCTATGAAGTCTACTGGGCCTATGTCAGCCACTTCGTCCACTCGCCGTTCTACGTTTACGCCTATGCCTTTGGCGACCTGCTCGTCTCGGCCCTGATGGAAAAGCGCCGGGAAAATCCGGAAGCCTTCACCCCGCTCTACCGCGAACTGCTGGCTGGCGGCGGCACGAAAACCTATGTTGAAGCTCTGGCGCCCTTCGGCATGAACCCGCGCGACAAGGCCTTCTGGAAAATGGGCTGCGCCCGTCTGGAAGGGTTGATTGAGGCTTTTGAAGCCTTGGTTTAA
- a CDS encoding amidohydrolase family protein, translating into MIMKHRLLLTAALSFLATGATAKTVAITADKLIEVETGKVIARPVVIITDGRITAEGVQGSITIPADAEKIDLPGVTLLPGLIDMHVHLNSAPEYSGYNFLQMSDRFWMTVGASNAKKTLDAGFTTVRNVGSEFFNDVGLREGIDNGYISGPRLITATYAIGATGGHCDETYFPQSMDQKSPYNVDSPEEGVKVVRTLKKYGATVIKVCATGGVFSRGDTPGAQQLALPELKAIVDEAHMDGLKVAVHAHGASGISDSIRADVDTIEHASLVDDEGIKLAVQHGTYFSMDIYNTDYTQSEGAKNGVLPENLKKDADIGEIQRENFRKSLKAGVKMIYGTDAGIYPHGDNARQFAVMVRYGATPLQAIQAATVNAGQALGWQADVGSLKVGHYGDIIGVTSDPLADVTALEHPAFVMKGGEVYRSGGKVVDPTR; encoded by the coding sequence ATGATCATGAAACACCGTCTGCTTTTGACCGCCGCGCTGTCTTTCCTCGCCACCGGCGCCACGGCAAAAACCGTCGCCATCACCGCGGACAAACTGATCGAGGTCGAAACCGGCAAGGTGATAGCCAGGCCGGTCGTTATCATCACCGATGGCCGCATCACGGCTGAGGGCGTGCAAGGGTCGATCACCATCCCGGCCGATGCCGAAAAGATCGACCTCCCCGGCGTCACCCTCCTGCCGGGCCTGATCGACATGCACGTCCATCTCAACTCGGCGCCGGAATACAGCGGCTATAACTTTCTGCAAATGTCGGATCGTTTCTGGATGACCGTTGGCGCCTCCAACGCCAAAAAGACGCTTGATGCCGGCTTCACCACCGTGCGCAATGTCGGTTCTGAATTCTTCAACGATGTGGGCCTGCGCGAAGGCATCGATAACGGCTATATCTCTGGTCCGCGCCTCATCACCGCCACCTACGCCATCGGCGCCACCGGCGGCCACTGCGATGAAACCTATTTTCCGCAGTCGATGGATCAGAAATCACCCTATAATGTCGATAGTCCCGAAGAGGGTGTGAAGGTCGTCCGCACGCTCAAGAAATACGGCGCCACGGTCATCAAGGTCTGCGCCACCGGCGGCGTCTTCTCGCGCGGCGATACACCCGGCGCCCAGCAACTGGCCCTGCCTGAACTGAAAGCCATCGTCGATGAGGCCCATATGGACGGTCTAAAGGTCGCCGTCCATGCCCACGGTGCATCGGGCATATCCGATTCGATCCGTGCCGACGTTGACACCATTGAGCACGCCAGCCTGGTCGATGATGAAGGCATCAAGCTGGCCGTCCAGCACGGCACTTATTTCTCAATGGACATCTACAACACCGACTACACCCAGTCCGAAGGCGCGAAAAACGGCGTCCTGCCGGAAAATCTCAAGAAGGACGCAGATATCGGCGAGATCCAGCGTGAGAACTTCCGCAAGTCGCTCAAGGCCGGCGTGAAAATGATCTACGGGACCGACGCTGGAATCTATCCGCATGGTGACAATGCCCGACAATTCGCGGTCATGGTGCGCTACGGCGCCACGCCCTTGCAGGCGATTCAGGCGGCCACGGTCAATGCCGGTCAGGCGCTTGGCTGGCAGGCCGATGTCGGCAGCCTCAAGGTGGGTCACTATGGCGATATCATCGGTGTCACCAGCGATCCGTTGGCCGATGTCACCGCGCTGGAACATCCGGCCTTCGTCATGAAAGGCGGCGAGGTTTACCGGAGCGGCGGCAAGGTGGTTGATCCGACCCGGTAA
- a CDS encoding aa3-type cytochrome c oxidase subunit IV, translating into MADPHDHSTDDYVRGEMDVHEHQHSFELFVNMTKWGSLVITVALVFLIVLTSTKLGFITAVVSAVVVAGLGWVVLKKKPDASH; encoded by the coding sequence ATGGCCGATCCTCACGATCATTCGACCGACGATTATGTACGTGGCGAGATGGATGTCCATGAGCACCAGCATTCCTTCGAGCTGTTCGTCAACATGACCAAGTGGGGCAGCCTGGTTATTACGGTTGCGCTCGTCTTCCTTATCGTGCTGACCAGCACCAAGCTGGGCTTTATCACCGCCGTAGTGTCGGCCGTGGTGGTCGCCGGTCTCGGCTGGGTCGTGCTAAAAAAGAAGCCCGACGCCAGCCACTAA
- a CDS encoding Re/Si-specific NAD(P)(+) transhydrogenase subunit alpha has protein sequence MGLTLAVTKEQIAGETRVAATPDTVKKWTAAGLTVKVQTGAGLGASITDEAYTAAGATIAKTVKDTLKDADIVLKVRGPAKDEIAALKAGAIVIAMLDAYRENQTLNALASAGASAYAMEFVPRITRAQVMDVLSSQANLAGYRAVIEAANAYGKAFPMMMTAAGTVAPAKAFIMGVGVAGLQAIATARRLGAVVTATDVRPATKEQVESLGAKFLAVEDEEFKNAQTAGGYAKEMSAEYKAKQAALTSSHIAKQDIVITTALIPGRAAPILVTREQVASMKPGSVLIDLAAPQGGNVEGCVADQIVDVNGVKIIGLSNITASIATDASALYAKNLQAFVGLLINKDGALAPDAEDEILKAALVTHGGAIVHPNLKDA, from the coding sequence ATGGGCTTAACCCTCGCCGTTACCAAGGAACAGATCGCGGGCGAGACCCGCGTCGCCGCCACGCCTGACACCGTCAAGAAATGGACTGCCGCGGGCTTAACTGTCAAAGTCCAGACTGGCGCAGGCCTAGGCGCTTCGATCACCGACGAGGCTTATACGGCTGCCGGCGCCACGATCGCCAAGACCGTGAAGGATACCCTTAAGGACGCCGATATCGTGCTCAAGGTGCGCGGCCCGGCCAAGGATGAGATCGCAGCGCTGAAAGCCGGCGCCATCGTAATCGCCATGCTCGATGCTTACCGAGAGAATCAGACGCTAAACGCGCTCGCCTCGGCCGGCGCCTCCGCTTACGCCATGGAGTTCGTGCCGCGCATCACCCGCGCGCAGGTCATGGACGTTCTGTCGTCGCAGGCCAATCTGGCCGGCTATCGCGCCGTCATCGAAGCCGCCAATGCCTATGGTAAGGCCTTCCCGATGATGATGACCGCCGCTGGTACGGTGGCGCCCGCCAAGGCCTTTATCATGGGTGTCGGCGTCGCCGGCCTCCAAGCCATCGCCACCGCGCGTCGCCTGGGCGCTGTGGTCACCGCCACCGATGTGCGCCCGGCCACCAAGGAGCAGGTGGAAAGCTTAGGCGCCAAGTTCCTGGCGGTCGAGGACGAGGAGTTCAAGAACGCCCAGACCGCCGGCGGCTACGCCAAGGAAATGTCGGCGGAATACAAGGCCAAGCAGGCGGCGCTGACCTCATCGCACATCGCCAAACAAGACATCGTCATCACCACGGCCCTGATCCCCGGCCGTGCCGCGCCGATCCTCGTCACCAGGGAGCAGGTTGCCAGTATGAAGCCCGGCTCGGTCCTGATCGATCTGGCCGCCCCCCAGGGCGGCAATGTCGAGGGCTGCGTCGCCGATCAGATCGTGGACGTCAATGGTGTCAAGATCATAGGCCTGTCGAACATCACCGCCAGCATCGCCACCGATGCCTCGGCGCTCTATGCCAAGAACCTGCAGGCCTTTGTAGGCCTGCTTATCAATAAAGACGGCGCGCTGGCCCCTGATGCCGAGGATGAAATCCTCAAGGCCGCGCTCGTCACCCACGGCGGCGCCATCGTGCACCCCAATCTGAAAGACGCCTGA
- a CDS encoding nuclear transport factor 2 family protein, protein MAYIDYEQKAAEWYEAWNSRDAQNICDLYADNLVFISPFVAKLGLSERGVLTDIQAFYSYVSSTLPRVPNLKFEPVANCIGAQGHTLVYRNQSSHIVAETFEYNDQGLIRLANVAFSTAPIKRKNYGSR, encoded by the coding sequence ATGGCCTATATCGATTACGAACAAAAAGCCGCTGAATGGTATGAAGCGTGGAATTCGCGCGATGCGCAGAATATCTGCGATCTTTATGCCGACAATCTGGTGTTTATCTCGCCCTTCGTCGCCAAGCTCGGCCTGTCAGAGCGCGGCGTCCTGACCGATATTCAGGCCTTTTATTCCTATGTTTCCAGCACCTTGCCGCGCGTACCTAACCTGAAATTTGAGCCGGTTGCCAACTGCATCGGCGCGCAAGGGCACACGCTCGTCTATCGCAATCAGTCAAGCCATATCGTGGCGGAGACCTTTGAATATAACGATCAGGGCCTGATCCGTCTGGCCAATGTCGCCTTCTCGACCGCACCGATCAAGAGGAAAAACTATGGAAGCCGTTGA
- a CDS encoding NAD(P) transhydrogenase subunit alpha, with amino-acid sequence MEAVDPTIFRLAIFVLAIFVGYYVVWSVTPALHTPLMAVTNAISSVIIVGALIAAAAHAEGAGIGVWISKGAGGLASALAAVNIFGGFMVTRRMLAMYKKKERPQPSSSEAAGQTKNGEGK; translated from the coding sequence ATGGAAGCCGTTGATCCCACCATCTTCCGTCTGGCCATTTTCGTGCTGGCCATTTTCGTCGGCTACTACGTGGTGTGGAGCGTCACACCGGCCCTGCATACGCCGTTGATGGCGGTCACCAACGCTATTTCCTCGGTCATCATCGTCGGCGCCTTGATCGCTGCCGCCGCGCATGCGGAGGGTGCGGGTATAGGCGTCTGGATATCCAAGGGCGCGGGCGGATTGGCCTCGGCGCTGGCGGCGGTCAATATCTTCGGCGGCTTTATGGTGACGCGCCGGATGCTGGCCATGTACAAGAAAAAAGAGAGGCCGCAGCCCTCAAGCAGCGAAGCGGCAGGGCAAACGAAAAATGGGGAGGGCAAGTAA
- a CDS encoding NAD(P)(+) transhydrogenase (Re/Si-specific) subunit beta, translating into MDFANISALAYLISGVLFILALRGLSSPETSRKGNLYGMIGMAIAIGVTILSLLGKGDLDPVTIVIILCGIAVGGIAGMTIAQKVSMTSMPQLVAAFHSLVGLAACMVAIGALYAPQAFGIDDGAGGIKTQSLIELSLGVAIGAITFTGSVIAFAKLNGNMSGAPIILPARHLINIALGVAVVALIVTLIVTHGLATWAFWGIFVIALVLGITLIVPIGGADMPVVVSMLNSYSGWAAAALGFTLENIALIITGALVGSSGAILSYIMCKGMNRNFFSVIMGGFGGDTAAAGSGAVETRPVKQGSADDAAFIMKNASKVIIVPGYGMAVAQAQHALREMADKLKEEGVEVKYAIHPVAGRMPGHMNVLLAEANVPYDEVFELEDINSEFATADVAFVIGANDVTNPAAKTDPTSAIFGMPILEVEKARTILFIKRGMSAGYAGVENELFFKDNTMMLFGDAKKMVEGIVKGL; encoded by the coding sequence ATGGATTTCGCCAATATCTCTGCCCTCGCCTACCTGATCTCCGGCGTCCTCTTCATCCTGGCCCTGCGCGGCCTGTCGTCGCCGGAAACCAGCCGCAAGGGCAATCTCTATGGCATGATCGGCATGGCCATCGCCATCGGCGTCACCATCCTGTCGCTGCTCGGCAAGGGTGATCTCGATCCGGTCACCATCGTCATCATCCTGTGCGGCATCGCCGTCGGCGGCATTGCCGGCATGACCATTGCGCAGAAGGTCTCCATGACCTCCATGCCGCAGCTCGTAGCCGCCTTCCACTCGCTCGTCGGCCTGGCCGCCTGCATGGTCGCTATCGGCGCGCTCTACGCACCACAAGCCTTCGGCATCGATGACGGCGCGGGCGGAATCAAGACACAATCCTTAATCGAACTGTCGCTGGGCGTCGCCATCGGCGCCATCACCTTCACCGGTTCGGTCATTGCGTTTGCCAAACTCAACGGCAATATGTCGGGCGCACCGATCATCCTGCCGGCCCGCCACCTGATCAATATTGCTTTGGGCGTCGCCGTCGTGGCGCTGATCGTCACCCTGATCGTGACGCACGGCCTGGCCACCTGGGCCTTCTGGGGCATCTTCGTAATCGCCCTCGTGCTCGGCATCACCCTGATCGTGCCCATCGGCGGCGCTGACATGCCGGTCGTCGTCTCCATGCTCAACTCCTATTCTGGCTGGGCAGCGGCGGCACTTGGCTTCACGCTGGAAAACATCGCCCTGATCATCACCGGCGCCCTGGTCGGCTCCTCAGGCGCCATCCTCAGCTACATCATGTGCAAGGGCATGAACCGCAACTTCTTCAGCGTCATCATGGGCGGCTTCGGCGGAGACACCGCCGCCGCCGGCAGTGGCGCGGTCGAAACGCGCCCCGTCAAACAAGGCTCGGCCGACGACGCCGCCTTCATCATGAAGAACGCCTCGAAGGTCATCATCGTGCCCGGTTACGGCATGGCGGTGGCGCAGGCCCAGCACGCCCTGCGCGAAATGGCCGACAAGCTGAAAGAAGAAGGCGTCGAAGTGAAATACGCCATCCATCCGGTCGCCGGACGGATGCCGGGCCACATGAACGTCCTGCTGGCCGAAGCCAATGTGCCCTATGATGAGGTGTTCGAACTGGAGGACATCAATTCCGAATTCGCAACGGCGGACGTCGCCTTCGTCATCGGCGCCAACGACGTGACCAACCCGGCCGCCAAGACCGATCCGACCTCAGCTATCTTCGGTATGCCGATCCTCGAAGTTGAAAAGGCCCGGACCATTCTCTTCATCAAGCGCGGCATGTCGGCCGGCTATGCGGGTGTCGAAAACGAGTTGTTCTTCAAGGACAACACCATGATGCTGTTCGGCGACGCCAAGAAAATGGTCGAAGGCATCGTCAAGGGGCTGTAA
- a CDS encoding acyl-CoA thioesterase produces the protein MAISPHDHSELPDPADLGILTTAMPADTNPSGDIFGGWLMSQMDLAAGNIAARLSKGRVATIAVDGMVFLTPVQVGDEVTVYAKVISVGRTSMKMKVDAYRRPREGEEKTRVTEGIFTFVGIDDFGKPRPVRA, from the coding sequence ATGGCCATCAGCCCCCACGATCATTCCGAATTGCCCGATCCTGCTGATCTCGGCATCCTGACCACGGCCATGCCGGCCGACACAAACCCTTCCGGCGATATTTTCGGCGGCTGGCTGATGTCACAGATGGACCTTGCGGCGGGCAATATAGCGGCGCGCCTGTCGAAAGGCCGTGTCGCCACCATCGCGGTCGATGGCATGGTCTTCCTGACGCCGGTGCAGGTGGGGGACGAGGTGACGGTCTATGCCAAGGTTATCTCGGTCGGACGCACCTCGATGAAGATGAAGGTGGACGCCTACCGCCGACCGCGCGAAGGTGAGGAAAAGACCCGTGTCACCGAAGGTATTTTCACCTTTGTCGGTATCGATGATTTCGGCAAACCTCGTCCGGTTCGGGCTTAA
- the rpsU gene encoding 30S ribosomal protein S21, translating into MVQIFVRDNNVDQALKALKKKMQREGSFREMKRHVHYEKPSEKRARQQAEAVRRARKLARKRLQREGGLPASPPRPARA; encoded by the coding sequence TTGGTACAGATTTTTGTCCGTGACAACAACGTCGATCAGGCTCTGAAGGCCCTGAAGAAGAAGATGCAGCGTGAAGGCTCCTTCCGCGAAATGAAGCGCCACGTTCATTACGAAAAGCCTTCCGAGAAGCGCGCCCGTCAACAGGCTGAAGCCGTGCGCCGCGCCCGCAAGCTGGCTCGCAAGCGTCTGCAACGTGAAGGCGGTCTGCCCGCTTCGCCGCCGCGTCCGGCCCGCGCTTAA
- a CDS encoding COQ9 family protein, with translation MTSAAPLPHLKAAEIRLAHAVAGFVPELGLNRMSVEAGARSLSLSAGERDLTAPHGAADIAAILWREHDAVLLSDATTESLAVMKIRDKIAFLLNLRLDEAARHEKLASRLMGFFALPQHAALYHRLLWETSDIIWRLAGDKALDENHYSKRMIVSGILTTAMMTRLSRGREAQLEQINRNIGQVMEFEKFKAKLPAKPEEIILNLARSLGRLRFGRTTADATP, from the coding sequence ATGACAAGTGCTGCGCCCCTGCCCCATCTGAAAGCCGCTGAAATCCGCCTGGCCCATGCCGTAGCGGGTTTTGTACCAGAATTGGGCCTGAACCGCATGTCGGTCGAGGCCGGCGCCCGCAGCTTAAGCCTCAGCGCAGGCGAGCGCGACCTGACCGCTCCGCACGGGGCCGCCGATATCGCCGCGATTCTCTGGCGCGAACACGATGCTGTGCTTCTCAGCGACGCCACGACCGAATCACTGGCCGTCATGAAGATTCGTGACAAGATCGCCTTCCTGCTCAATCTGCGCCTCGATGAAGCGGCGCGTCATGAAAAACTGGCCTCGCGCCTGATGGGCTTCTTCGCCCTGCCCCAGCACGCCGCGCTCTATCACCGCCTGCTGTGGGAAACTTCCGATATCATCTGGCGCCTGGCCGGAGACAAGGCGCTCGACGAGAATCACTATTCCAAGCGCATGATCGTCAGCGGCATCCTGACCACCGCGATGATGACGCGCCTCAGCCGTGGCCGCGAAGCACAGCTTGAGCAGATCAATCGCAATATCGGTCAGGTTATGGAATTCGAGAAGTTCAAGGCCAAGCTCCCCGCCAAACCGGAAGAGATTATTCTCAATCTGGCGCGTTCGCTCGGCCGCCTGCGCTTTGGTCGTACGACGGCCGACGCCACGCCATGA
- a CDS encoding YciI family protein, translating into MHIVTLTYKVPNDEVDRHLEAHMAWLKEGYAAGTFLAAGRRVPRTGGMIFAAGSRDELEAMMKRDPFNVNGVADYTIAEVNITSTADGLDSLKG; encoded by the coding sequence ATGCATATCGTGACCCTGACCTATAAGGTCCCCAATGACGAAGTCGATCGCCACCTTGAAGCCCACATGGCGTGGCTCAAGGAAGGCTATGCCGCCGGCACCTTCCTGGCGGCTGGCCGCCGCGTCCCGCGCACCGGTGGCATGATCTTCGCTGCCGGCAGCCGTGATGAACTGGAAGCCATGATGAAGCGCGATCCGTTCAATGTGAACGGTGTCGCCGACTACACCATCGCCGAGGTCAATATCACTTCGACCGCCGACGGGCTGGACAGCCTGAAAGGCTAA